The proteins below come from a single Stomoxys calcitrans chromosome 1, idStoCalc2.1, whole genome shotgun sequence genomic window:
- the LOC106091498 gene encoding zinc finger protein 148: MMEMELIAGNVEHYTPPVDQLKPYKQFNCSQPDCNSTFTNQANYEMHLEKHHRLLVGQKSLNLRLFHCPELNCIYQFGKEKGKHFKNMKYLRQHYQKVHLSKNFVCEDCGKAFSLESQLRKHKKDVCGKKFACRECGWPYESLEALLTHGKRKGHNVKEVIMITKMDSAKATKDMRQVEKSNKPFEQDKLAGVKDSVMINNELNSTPALHLNPQSICSSQISAGVQTDCFSEMTDAATSQDLSNALDEIHSLLRDIETQTEPFLAAANENQNYLDQMLAQSSHMYTQTCDEFLSELGLADIQTQTHWPSPQRHVDDKLQFTSTATSTNCIHDELLVSTETQTSFTQCLLNSCSDTGTSTPPVSFGSLYHTSSQHTQTCDPLLESFDFGGQASDLIDGGFQSTYTQT, encoded by the exons atgatgGAAATGGAATTAATTGCTGGCAATGTGGAGCATTACACACCTCCCGTAGACCAACTAAAGCCATATAAACAATTTAATTGCTCCCAGCCCGACTGCAATAGCACATTTACCAACCAAGCAAATTATGAGATGCATTTGGAGAAGCACCATCGCTTGCTTGTCGGACAGAAGTCTTTGAACTTGAGACTATTTCATTGTCCGGAACTCAATTGCATATATCAGTTTGGCAAGGAAAAGGGGAAACACTTCAAGAATATGAAATATTTGAGGCAGCATTATCAAAAGGTACATTtgtccaaaaattttgtatgtgaagACTGTGGCAAGGCCTTCTCCTTGGAAAGCCAACTGAGAAAGCACAAAAAAGATGTTTgtggaaaaaaatttgcttGTCGCGAATGCGGTTGGCCCTatgagtccctggaagctttGTTGACCCATGGTAAACGAAAAGGGCATAATGTAAAGGAAGTTATAATGATTACCAAAATGGATAGTGCTAAGGCTACGAAAGATATGCGGCAAGTGGAGAAATCAAACAAGCCTTTCGAGCAGGACAAGTTGGCAGGAGTTAAAGATAGTGTTATGATAAATAATGAATTAAATT CTACGCCTGCGCTTCACCTAAACCCGCAGAGTATTTGTTCTAGCCAAATTTCGGCTGGCGTTCAAACCGACTGTTTTTCTGAAATGACTGATGCCGCCACAAGCCAAGATTTATCCAACGCTTTGGATGAAATTCATTCTCTGTTAAGAGACATTGAGACACAAACAGAACCATTTCTAGCTGCAGCAAACGAAAATCAAAATTATTTAGATCAAATGCTGGCTCAATCATCGCACATGTATACACAGACCTGTGATGAGTTTCTTTCCGAACTGGGTTTAGCTGACATACAAACTCAGACTCATTGGCCCTCGCCACAAAGACATGTTGATGATAAACTACAATTTACATCGACTGCCACCTCAACAAATTGCATTCACGACGAGTTGTTGGTTTCCACAGAGACCCAAACCAGTTTTACACAATGCCTGTTGAACTCTTGCAGTGACACAGGCACAAGTACGCCACCGGTTAGTTTCGGTAGCCTATATCACACATCATCGCAACACACACAGACTTGTGATCCACTATTGGAAAGCTTCGATTTTGGTGGACAGGCATCAGATTTAATTGATGGTGGATTTCAATCGACCTATACGCAAACATGA
- the LOC106091502 gene encoding uncharacterized protein LOC106091502 — MANENDQQHHQTASQNTKDCEKSVVDSIKGNDDGSNENKESSKDEAYYAEEERESLDIMPTSSKGKLNDLVADLCINGHRSHAQAGYGDYQLNRSSVSGSVNESAGADAGGSNNNTAHNVQAPPPTQNSSFSFKHFLSSSSVPTAPSTTVTSLDPPLNVSSTSATSSNSSSAMSTRSLQTSTGARPKVPQSNSVSSTLTVSGTSSNSGGEGLSVAATKMKRSPRFSSFDSQASLAEYAGAPTTADLPPGEASSIGGVSKSSDYRLYPDERERDRFAEWNLPSNAPTMTTNSSDYDRGQYVPRSYSNYEIPRPQTSPRRRVGIGANRDARPTRLTLNTNPTMAAKLKLDLPINQNSVGGSANLASSSNRRSALSTRPTDFQQSNSLPAGAAAAAALPDFVQDHWMDSWYANDMHVNSPPSSPIYGLAEDVTEDGSGDQAAGGCGGGGGGGGARPRNRDNVPLPGPADLGSFNMGLPEPSSSSVGSKMLPDFLSDGPIIHSSQRLADIAAGLPSNSVGSPEDSNMTTQLSRLRSDNELLQRELNETRAALNEQTLRANNLERQLLEQQRQHKSQTEETLDSNKKHSTAVQNLVSKLKQQVQQLTSEVEILRREKDLMREEGAVGGFNVTNCDRSPSSYAAAATSVTSNKRSCADAATAAAAATTGAVGSVNGSEVMGGGCMGVSSSTSGGGQAGGIAGRGVIGLRPSRAQQISLDLRRAASNAEQNLRQLLAGVDNLRQMAADIEKPETHLDYDASPDLFSDFIDDCDDYEEYPGGPAL, encoded by the exons ATGGCCAATGAAAATGATCAGCAGCATCATCAGACTGCATCACAGAATACAAAAGATTGCGAGAAAAGTGTAGTAGATTCAATAAAGGGCAATGACGATGGTAGCAACGAAAACAAAGAGAGCAGCAAAGATGAGGCTTATTACGCCGAAGAGGAAAGGGAGAGTCTGGACATAATGCCAACATCTTCTAAGGGAAAACTGAACGATTTGGTTGCTGATTTGTGTATAAATGGACACAGATCGCATGCCCAGGCTGGTTATGGAGATTACCAATTGAATAGATCTTCAGTGTCTGGCAGTGTAAATGAGA GTGCAGGTGCTGATGCTGGTGGTTCTAATAACAACACAGCACATAATGTACAAGCACCACCACCCACCCAGAATTCTTCCTTTTCTTTTAAACATTTCCTCAGCAGCAGTAGTGTACCCACTGCCCCCTCTACTACAGTCACATCTTTGGATCCTCCGTTAAATGTGAGTAGTACCTCGGCGACGTCATCTAACTCAAGTTCTGCCATGTCCACACGTTCCCTACAAACATCAACTGGAGCCCGTCCCAAGGTCCCACAGTCGAATTCTGTTTCATCCACCTTAACTGTTAGCGGTACATCGTCAAATTCCGGTGGCGAAGGACTGTCTGTTGCAGCAACCAAAATGAAACGTTCGCCACGTTTCTCTTCATTTGACTCGCAGGCGAGTCTTGCCGAATATGCTGGAGCACCAACCACGGCAGATTTACCACCTGGTGAAGCTTCTTCGATTGGTGGTGTATCGAAATCTTCGGATTACCGATTGTATCCGGACGAGAGAGAACGTGATCGATTTGCAG AGTGGAACTTACCTTCCAATGCACCCACAATGACAACTAATTCATCAGATTATGATCGTGGTCAATATGTGCCACGTTCCTATTCAAATTACGAAATACCCCGACCACAGACATCGCCACGTCGTCGTGTTGGTATCGGTGCTAACCGAGATGCAAGGCCAACTCGTTTGACACTTAACACAAATCCAACAATGGCTGCCAAATTAAAATTGGATTTGCCCATAAATCAAAATTCCGTTGGTGGCTCTGCCAACTTAGCGTCCTCTTCGAATCGAAGGAGTGCCCTGTCCACGCGTCCAACAGATTTTCAGCAATCAAATTCTTTACCCGCTGGTGCGGCAGCTGCAGCAGCTTTACCAGATTTTGTACAAGATCATTGGATGGACTCATGGTATGCAAACGATATGCATGTGAATTCACCACCTTCTTCACCCATCTATGGTTTAGCTGAGGATGTGACCGAAGATGGCAGCGGCGATCAGGCTGCTGGTGGTTgcggcggtggtggtggaggtggtggGGCTAGGCCTCGAAATCGTGATAACGTTCCATTACCAGGTCCTGCTGATTTGGGAAGTTTTAATATGGGTCTACCAGAACCTTCATCGTCTTCGGTGGGCTCCAAAATGTTACCCGACTTTCTATCAGATGGACCTATAATCCATTCGTCACAACGTCTGGCGGATATAGCAGCTGGCTTACCTTCAAATTCAGTTGGCTCTCCCGAAGATTCAAATATGACAACACAACTGTCAAGGTTACGTTCAGACAATGAACTTTTGCAGCGGGAATTGAATGAAACAAGGGCGGCCCTTAATGAGCAAACATTGAGGGCCAACAATTTAGAGCGTCAATTGTTGGAACAACAACGGCAACACAAATCGCAAACCGAAGAGACATTGGACAGTAACAAAAAGCATTCAACCGCTGTACAAAATCTTGTCTCTAAGCTAAAGCAGCAAGTACAGCAACTCACATCAGAGGTGGAGATTTTAAGGCGAGAAAAGGATCTGATGCGCGAAGAGGGAGCTGTTGGGGGTTTTAATGTGACAAACTGTGATCGTTCTCCTTCTTCATATGCTGCAGCTGCAACTTCTGTAACGAGCAACAAACGCAGCTGTGCAGATGCTGCTACAGCGGCCGCTGCAGCAACAACGGGGGCAGTGGGTAGTGTAAATGGTAGCGAAGTTATGGGAGGTGGTTGTATGGGTGTTAGCAGTAGCACGAGTGGTGGAGGCCAAGCAGGTGGTATTGCTGGTAGAGGTGTTATTGGCCTCAGACCGTCCAGAGCACAACAGATATCATTAGATTTGCGGAGGGCAGCATCAAATGCAGAACAAAACCTGAG GCAACTTTTGGCTGGTGTGGATAATTTACGTCAAATGGCGGCAGATATAGAAAAACCTGAAACACATTTGGACTACGATGCTAGCCCAGATTTGTTTTCAGATTTTATAGACGATTGTGATGATTACGAAGAATATCCCGGTGGACCGGCTTTGTAA